The genomic segment GGATGGTTTGGGATAAATACTGATAAATGGACAAAAGGTGATCCTTTTTCAGGATTCAGGTCACTTTCTCATGTGTTTACTGCTGGCATGGAGGAATATATTCATAAAAATATTTTTCTTTATCAGTCATTGGGTTTTGAATTAGCTGATACATCTGAAGATCATCATGAAATTACGTTTAAACTTGGAGCAGGTGTTGAATTGTAGGTATGGATTATAGAGAAATCACTGAATATGCAATCCATGTTTGTAAACAGGCAGGAGCAATAATACTGGAAGGGTATTACAGCAACGATGTAACGATTGATTACAAAAGCAGGACAAATTTAGTAACCAACATAGATTATGAATCTGAAAAATTAATTGTTGAAAGCATTAAAAATACATTTCCTGACCATGGAATAGTTGCAGAAGAGGGAAGTTTAAAGAAATCCAATAGCAACTATGTGTGGTATGTTGATCCGTTAGATGCTACCAATAACTTTGCTCACAAAATTCCGCTCTTTTGTGTTACTGTTGCATTATATTCCAGAGAGATAACATCAACAGTTGTTGGTGTGGTTTATGAGCCTTTACGCGATGAATGTTTTTATGCGTGGAAAGGAGGCGGTGCCTATTGCAACACAAAACGAATATATGTTTCACAAATTCAGGATATTGGCATTTCAGTTATTGCTACTGGTTTTCCCTATAAAAAAGATGACCCGGATGTAAACAACCTGAAACAATTTAATAATGTTTTGCCAAACGTTCAGGGAATTCGGAGGATGGGATCTGCAGCCATTGACCTTTCATATGTAGCATGTGGAAGATTTGATGGTTATTGGGAGCCCATGCTGTATCCATGGGATATGGCAGCAGGTGCACTTATTGTAGTGGAAGCAGGGGGGATGGTGTCGAAATATAATGGTGAACCATTTGACCCTGAGTACCCTGAAATATGTGCCACCAATGGACTCATTCATCGTCAGTTACTTGATTGTATTAATGCATAGATGGTGTATTCTTCTAAATTTTGCAAGTAGATTGACCGATAGATACTAAGAAACACTGTAATGATGGGCGGTTTATATGAAGAAAAAAATTTATACAATAATTATGGTATTGTTTGCATCTGTATTGCTGGCACAGACTACTCAAAAATTAGATATTCCTGTCCAGTCTTTATATAGTAACCAGGTTAGAATAAAGGATATATATTTTAACAAAAGAGTTGATACAGCCGGGAAAGGAGATGTCCTGGAGGTTGAGGTGCTGTTTGAAAATTTAACTGATAATCCTATGGATATATATGTAAATGTTATTGCAACCTTTGAAAAAGAAGAAAAAACCACATCCAGTTTTGAGATGCCTATACCCGAAAAGGAGCGTATACGAAATTTTGTCCCCTATCCAGATGATGTGTCAAATTATGAATATACTGATGGCAAAGGTAAAAAAATATTTCAGGCGTATCCAAAAAATACAAAATCGGGGATTAATCCTTTAACAAATAAATTATATTCACTTCCGGTGAGGGATACTTTAGTTGTGCGTTCTTATCATGTATCTCCATATCGGAAAGACTTTGTATTTTTTAATTATGTTACGGTACTTGTTTTTGACAAGGATGGCAATCCCATCATGCACCAAGTATATGAACTGAAAGGTAAAAGGAAATAAAAAAAGGCGGCTAAAAACCGCCTTTTTTTAATATGCTACATGATTAAATAAGCTTTCGTGCCTTTAATGCAGCAATAACAATAGCAGCTATCTGCTCAGGTGTGAACTGGGCAATATTGAAAGTAAGGTCATATGATGCCGGGTCGTAAGCATCAAATTTGATATACTGAGTCATGAATTCATGACGTTGTTTATCTTTTTCTTCAATAAGCTTTTCAGCTGCAAGCCTGTCTCTAATCTTCTGGATTTCCATAACTTTCTGGATACGATATTGCAACGGAGCAACAAAACGTAGATGCAGTCCAAATCGTAATCCTTTTGTAATAATTACTGACCCCCTTCCCACCAGAATAGCGTTGCCATGGATTGCAAGTGAACGTATGGTGCTGGCAAGTTTCTGGAAAACAGCTGCCTGTGGTGGCAGGTCAGAAAGCATGGTCCGCCATAATTCGCTCATTTCCTCACGCTTTTTCGTGTCGATAGTTTCCACAATCTTTTCTGAAATGTTATACTGCTCTTCAATTTTGTTAATCAAATTTTTGTCATAGGTAATCCATTTGTCACTACGCTGTAAATCATTGAGGCTTTTGGCAATTGCTTCGGCAATATCATTTGCAAAACACCCATATTGCCTGGAAATAGTGATAAAGGGGCGGGGAATGTCTTCTTTTTCAATAACCTTTTTTTCAGACTCCCAGACCTTCATCTGGTTCTGGATCCAGCGTTCCAGTGTAGATTCTTTAATTGGGTTACTCATAATCAACTCCTATAATTGCTAAAATATAAGGGAACTTCTAAAAACTGTTATTTTGAATGTTCCCTTGTGGGCACTATATATGATAAAACCGCTTTCTATTGTATGGATAATTTCAGAAGAAAGCAGTTTTTAAAGGTGCCCATAAAAAATAATTATTATAATACCATAAAGAAAGCTCTTTTCCTCAGGGTATTTACAGCATAAAGGAAAAGGGCCTTTTTAAAAAATTAATCCAACTATCTAATAATGATATATTTTTTCAATTATTTTACTTTGCATATTGTACAATTTTTATTATTGAGAACACCATTATTTTTGTTATGTTTTTGGTACCATGTATATTTCACTTGACCTTAACCTTTATGCATGGGATAGTATTTTCATGTACAATGTTTATATTCAAAACCTGGAGTTACTATGAAAGCTATAATAATGGCAGGTGGCGAAGGAACAAGGCTTAGGCCTTTGACATGTAACAGGCCAAAACCAATGATACCGGTACTTAACCGGCCTGTAGTTGAATACTCAGTGTATTTGTTGAAACAGTATGGTATAGATGATATAACAATGAGTTTATTTTATCTTCCTGAAAATGTGGTTAATTATTTTGGAGATGGTACATTCTGGGAGGTTTCCATAGATTATAGTATTGAGGAATTACCTCTGGGGACTGCAGGGGGAGTAAAACTAGCTCTGAAAGATTATGATGACACATTTATGGTATTAAGTGGTGATGGGATCTATGATTTTAATTTGCAGGATATCATTGATTTTCATAAAAGGAACAAATCCCCGGTTACTATCGCCCTGACACATGTTCCTGACCCTATAGAGTATGGTATTGTTATTGCACGTGATGACGGCACTATAGAGAGGTTTCTGGAAAAGCCCTCATGGGGCGAGGTTTTCAGTGATACCGTTAATACCGGGCTCTATATCATTGAACCTGAGATTATGGAACGGTTTGTCCCCGCAAATGAAAAATTTGATTTTTCCTATGACCTTTTCCCTCTGTTACAGAAAAATACTATTCCTATTTATGGATATATTTCTGATGGTTACTGGTGTGATATAGGCAATCTGGAAGCGTACCGGAAAGTACATCAGGATATACTTAATGGTTTGGTAAAAATTACCTTCCCCGGGAAAAAAATTGGTGAAGATATATGGGCAGGCAAGGATGTGGAAATACATCCTGAAGCTAAAGTGTTGGGGCCTGTTGTATTGGGCAATTATGTAAAAATCAAAAAAGGCGCTGAGGTTTCTGAATATAGTGTCATTGGCGATAACACGGTAATCCATGAAAATGCTTCCGTGCGTAGAAGTGTGGTGCTGCATAATACCATTATTGGGACAAAGACAGAAATACGCGGTGCCATCATTGGCAAACGCAATGTTATTGAAGATACTGTCTCAATATATGAGGGTGCGGTAATCAGTGATGATTGTCAGATAGGCAGTAATGCTAAGGTTGCTTCGGGGATACGAATATGGCCGGAAAAAATAATTGACCATGGTACCCAGCTTAATTCTGACCTTATATGGGGTAAAACCGAAAAAAAGATTTTGTTTTCTGCTGAAGGTGTCTATGGATCATTTAATATAAAGATTACACCTGAATTTGCTGCAAAATTGGGTTCAGCTATTGGTGCTTTTTTGGGTAAGAATAAAAAAGTCATTGTTAGCCGGGATACCACACGAGCATCACGACTTATAAAACGTGCATTAACAGCCGGGCTTTTGTCAATGGGAGTGGAAGTATACGACCTGGAGATAGCAAGCATACCAATAAATAAATATTCTGTGGTTTATGAAAATGCAGACCTTGGAATTTATGTGCAGATTTCCCCACATACTGATTTACAGTTTAACTTGATAAAAATTTTTAATAAACAAGGGTTTGAACTAAATAATGTAGAAAGAAGGAAAATTGAAAATATATTTTTTAGAGGTGATTATCCACGGAGCAGTGCGTTTGAGGTTGGGAGGTTATATTATCCAACGCATAATGTTGAATCATATATTATGTTTGTTTCAAATTTTGTAAATAAAGCAATAATAGCCCAAAAACAATGTAATGTGATAGTTGACTGTTTTTATGGGACCACCACACATATTTTCCCTTCACTTTTAGCTGCATTTTCATGTACAGCCACTGTTCTAAGGGGGCAGATCCGTGAGTTCAACAGCACTGAAGAAATACGAAATGAAAGCAGGGATTCTATCAATGGGATCAAAAATCTTGCAAAATTGAATAATGAAATTGGTGTAATAGTTGGGCCACATGGGGAACAAATAACGGTAGTTGATGAAGAGGGAAACATTCTACAGTGGGATGACATATCAACGCTATTAGGATTATTATTTGTAAAATACAGGACAATAAAAGAACTCTGTATTCCTGTTATATCCTCATCCCGGCTGGAAAAAATTGCCAAAGAAAATAATGTGATACTCAAACGGGTACCTAAAACACAGGTATTTGAAGATGTGTTTGGAATGTTTTCTAAGAATTCTGAAACAGTGTATCCGCATAGCATTTATGAATATGATCCAATGATTGCCTTTTTGCTTTTGCTTGAACTTGTTGCATGGGAAGAAAAGAAATTATCCGAAATACGACGTGCATTGCCTGATACCAATATGAATCATATCGTGCTGCCATGCCCTGTTGATGCTAAGGCTGTGGTTATGAGGGAGATAGCTTCTACAGCAAATGGTCATGTGGAATTGATTGATGGTGTAAGAGTTGTCC from the Spirochaetota bacterium genome contains:
- a CDS encoding inositol monophosphatase family protein, translated to MDYREITEYAIHVCKQAGAIILEGYYSNDVTIDYKSRTNLVTNIDYESEKLIVESIKNTFPDHGIVAEEGSLKKSNSNYVWYVDPLDATNNFAHKIPLFCVTVALYSREITSTVVGVVYEPLRDECFYAWKGGGAYCNTKRIYVSQIQDIGISVIATGFPYKKDDPDVNNLKQFNNVLPNVQGIRRMGSAAIDLSYVACGRFDGYWEPMLYPWDMAAGALIVVEAGGMVSKYNGEPFDPEYPEICATNGLIHRQLLDCINA
- a CDS encoding cytidylate kinase-like family protein, with amino-acid sequence MSNPIKESTLERWIQNQMKVWESEKKVIEKEDIPRPFITISRQYGCFANDIAEAIAKSLNDLQRSDKWITYDKNLINKIEEQYNISEKIVETIDTKKREEMSELWRTMLSDLPPQAAVFQKLASTIRSLAIHGNAILVGRGSVIITKGLRFGLHLRFVAPLQYRIQKVMEIQKIRDRLAAEKLIEEKDKQRHEFMTQYIKFDAYDPASYDLTFNIAQFTPEQIAAIVIAALKARKLI
- a CDS encoding sugar phosphate nucleotidyltransferase produces the protein MKAIIMAGGEGTRLRPLTCNRPKPMIPVLNRPVVEYSVYLLKQYGIDDITMSLFYLPENVVNYFGDGTFWEVSIDYSIEELPLGTAGGVKLALKDYDDTFMVLSGDGIYDFNLQDIIDFHKRNKSPVTIALTHVPDPIEYGIVIARDDGTIERFLEKPSWGEVFSDTVNTGLYIIEPEIMERFVPANEKFDFSYDLFPLLQKNTIPIYGYISDGYWCDIGNLEAYRKVHQDILNGLVKITFPGKKIGEDIWAGKDVEIHPEAKVLGPVVLGNYVKIKKGAEVSEYSVIGDNTVIHENASVRRSVVLHNTIIGTKTEIRGAIIGKRNVIEDTVSIYEGAVISDDCQIGSNAKVASGIRIWPEKIIDHGTQLNSDLIWGKTEKKILFSAEGVYGSFNIKITPEFAAKLGSAIGAFLGKNKKVIVSRDTTRASRLIKRALTAGLLSMGVEVYDLEIASIPINKYSVVYENADLGIYVQISPHTDLQFNLIKIFNKQGFELNNVERRKIENIFFRGDYPRSSAFEVGRLYYPTHNVESYIMFVSNFVNKAIIAQKQCNVIVDCFYGTTTHIFPSLLAAFSCTATVLRGQIREFNSTEEIRNESRDSINGIKNLAKLNNEIGVIVGPHGEQITVVDEEGNILQWDDISTLLGLLFVKYRTIKELCIPVISSSRLEKIAKENNVILKRVPKTQVFEDVFGMFSKNSETVYPHSIYEYDPMIAFLLLLELVAWEEKKLSEIRRALPDTNMNHIVLPCPVDAKAVVMREIASTANGHVELIDGVRVVHDDGWIIILPDTLQPSVHVYCEGITDEARDKLIDDYSIKIKKITAKYV